The Faecalibacterium prausnitzii genome includes a window with the following:
- the infB gene encoding translation initiation factor IF-2, with protein MTVKYKVSDFAKDLNISAKKVLDELAAMGSTGKKNSSTLEENELNYLLEKFSKDNSEADLSAYLNSARQPAPEKKAEQPRKAEKKAEPKAEKPAAQPAQPAKKAEPQNNQNQKNKKNEQHKKREEKTVSLSELARETGAKAATAPAQSVSVRREDSQVTVDTRTVDVNVDRFDARYDDLASTKNTENRRKPTPQGNKQKFTQRGQRQRQQFQKGKRETEFERLQRIQLEKARNAQLKVSIPDEITVGELAARLKQQAGKVIAKFMQMGEMHAINDVIDFDTASLLAEEFHAKVEHEVHVTIEERLFTQEEDAQEDLVERPPVVCVMGHVDHGKTSILDAIRKTNVTAGEAGGITQAIGAYQVKVNDSVITFLDTPGHEAFTSMRARGANMTDIAVLVVAADDGIMPQTVESINHAKAANVKLIVAMNKMDKPTANPERVMEGLTKYGIITEDWGGDVACIPVSALTGMGINDLLERIALEAEVMELKANPNRRAKGAVVEARLDKGQGPIATILVQNGTLHAGDVIIAGTAVGRVRTMRSDKGKLLNDAGPSTPVEITGLTAVPEAGDLFEAVADERLARELAEQRIAAAKEKQFSAFQKVTLDNLFSQMAQNDMKELAIVVKADVQGSAEAVKQSLEKISNDEVRVRVIHAGVGAISKSDVDLADASNAIIIGFNVRPDNVAKEEAAATKVEMRMYRVIYDAINDVTDAMKGMLAPKFREVSLGELQVRQVYKISNVGTVAGCRVTSGKITRDSKVRVVRDGIVITEDEIASLKRFKDDAKEVAEGYECGVTLAKFADVKEGDVYEAFKMEEYRD; from the coding sequence ATGACCGTAAAATATAAAGTGAGCGATTTTGCAAAGGACCTGAACATTTCCGCAAAGAAGGTCCTGGATGAGCTGGCCGCGATGGGCAGCACCGGCAAGAAGAACAGCTCCACTCTGGAGGAGAACGAGCTGAACTACCTGCTGGAGAAATTCAGCAAGGACAACAGCGAGGCAGACCTGTCTGCCTACCTGAACAGCGCCCGGCAGCCGGCCCCGGAGAAGAAGGCCGAGCAGCCCAGAAAGGCCGAAAAGAAGGCAGAGCCCAAGGCTGAAAAGCCCGCAGCCCAGCCCGCTCAGCCTGCAAAGAAGGCAGAGCCCCAGAACAACCAGAACCAGAAGAACAAGAAGAACGAGCAGCACAAGAAGCGCGAAGAGAAGACCGTTTCTCTGAGCGAACTGGCCCGTGAGACCGGTGCCAAGGCGGCCACCGCCCCGGCACAGTCGGTCTCTGTCCGCCGTGAGGACAGCCAGGTCACCGTCGATACCCGCACGGTGGATGTGAACGTGGACCGCTTTGATGCCCGTTACGACGATCTGGCCTCCACCAAGAACACCGAGAACCGCCGCAAGCCGACCCCGCAGGGCAACAAGCAGAAGTTCACCCAGCGCGGCCAGCGCCAGCGCCAGCAGTTCCAGAAGGGCAAGCGCGAGACCGAGTTCGAGCGGCTGCAGCGCATCCAGCTGGAGAAGGCCCGCAACGCACAGCTGAAGGTCTCCATCCCCGACGAGATCACCGTCGGTGAGCTGGCTGCCCGCCTCAAGCAGCAGGCCGGCAAGGTCATCGCCAAGTTCATGCAGATGGGCGAGATGCACGCCATCAACGATGTCATCGACTTCGATACCGCCTCCCTGCTGGCCGAGGAGTTCCACGCCAAGGTCGAGCACGAGGTGCATGTGACCATCGAGGAGCGCCTGTTCACGCAGGAAGAGGATGCACAGGAAGACCTCGTCGAGCGTCCGCCGGTCGTCTGCGTCATGGGCCACGTTGACCACGGCAAGACCAGTATCCTGGACGCCATCCGCAAGACCAACGTCACCGCCGGTGAGGCGGGCGGCATCACCCAGGCCATCGGTGCTTATCAGGTCAAGGTCAATGACAGCGTCATCACCTTCCTGGATACGCCGGGCCACGAGGCGTTCACCTCCATGCGTGCCCGCGGTGCCAACATGACCGATATCGCGGTCCTGGTCGTTGCAGCCGATGACGGCATCATGCCCCAGACCGTGGAGTCCATCAACCACGCCAAGGCCGCCAACGTCAAGCTGATCGTGGCCATGAACAAGATGGATAAGCCCACCGCAAACCCGGAGCGCGTGATGGAAGGCCTGACCAAGTACGGCATCATCACCGAAGACTGGGGCGGCGACGTCGCCTGCATCCCCGTTTCTGCGCTGACCGGCATGGGCATCAACGACCTGCTGGAGCGCATCGCGCTGGAAGCCGAGGTCATGGAACTGAAGGCCAACCCCAACCGCCGCGCCAAGGGTGCTGTCGTTGAAGCCCGCCTGGATAAGGGCCAGGGCCCCATCGCCACCATTCTGGTCCAGAACGGCACCCTGCATGCCGGTGACGTCATCATCGCCGGTACCGCCGTGGGCCGTGTGCGCACCATGCGCAGCGACAAGGGCAAGCTGCTGAACGATGCCGGCCCCTCGACCCCGGTCGAGATCACCGGCCTGACCGCCGTGCCCGAAGCAGGCGACCTGTTCGAGGCCGTTGCCGACGAGCGCCTGGCCCGTGAGCTGGCCGAGCAGCGCATCGCTGCCGCCAAGGAGAAGCAGTTCTCTGCCTTCCAGAAGGTCACGCTGGATAATCTGTTCAGCCAGATGGCCCAGAACGATATGAAGGAGCTGGCCATCGTCGTCAAGGCCGATGTACAGGGTTCCGCCGAGGCCGTCAAGCAGAGCCTCGAAAAGATCTCCAACGACGAGGTCCGCGTCCGTGTCATCCACGCCGGTGTCGGTGCCATCAGCAAGTCCGACGTGGACCTGGCCGATGCGTCCAACGCCATCATCATCGGCTTCAACGTCCGCCCCGACAACGTGGCCAAGGAAGAAGCCGCTGCCACCAAGGTCGAGATGCGGATGTACCGCGTCATCTACGATGCCATCAACGATGTCACCGACGCTATGAAGGGTATGCTGGCACCTAAGTTCCGCGAAGTCTCGCTGGGCGAGCTGCAGGTCCGTCAGGTCTACAAGATCAGCAATGTCGGCACCGTTGCAGGCTGCCGCGTCACCAGCGGCAAGATCACCCGCGACAGCAAGGTGCGTGTCGTCCGTGACGGCATCGTCATCACCGAGGACGAGATCGCATCCCTGAAGCGCTTCAAGGATGACGCCAAGGAAGTGGCCGAGGGCTACGAGTGCGGCGTCACGCTGGCAAAGTTTGCGGACGTCAAGGAAGGCGACGTGTACGAGGCCTTCAAGATGGAAGAGTACCGCGACTAA
- a CDS encoding L7Ae/L30e/S12e/Gadd45 family ribosomal protein, with protein sequence MAKQTKKTEKPTLPPQEALYQAISLCRKAGALTMGFDAVEDACVKGKAWLVMTASDASAKTVQRLNYAVGDLVDVITMPLTQDRLADISRKPVAVYAVTDRNLAKLCFDRLSDCGAIKNEEDMSE encoded by the coding sequence ATGGCAAAGCAGACTAAAAAGACCGAAAAGCCCACCCTGCCCCCGCAGGAAGCCCTGTATCAGGCCATCAGCCTCTGCCGCAAGGCGGGCGCGCTGACCATGGGCTTTGACGCCGTGGAAGACGCCTGCGTCAAGGGCAAGGCCTGGCTCGTGATGACCGCATCCGACGCCAGCGCCAAAACCGTGCAGCGTTTGAATTATGCGGTGGGTGACCTCGTGGATGTGATCACCATGCCGCTGACACAGGACCGGCTGGCCGATATCAGCCGCAAACCGGTGGCGGTGTATGCCGTGACCGACCGCAACCTCGCAAAGCTCTGCTTTGACCGTCTGTCGGACTGCGGGGCAATCAAAAATGAGGAGGATATGAGCGAATGA
- the rnpM gene encoding RNase P modulator RnpM gives MAQKKIPARQCIGCMTSRPKKELVRVVRAPSGEISIDLVGKKPGRGAYLCPDPACLAKAKKKKALERCFEQPVPAEVYDALAEQLAGAAKEAEQNGKAD, from the coding sequence ATGGCACAGAAGAAGATCCCTGCCCGCCAGTGCATCGGCTGCATGACCAGCCGCCCCAAAAAGGAGCTGGTGCGGGTGGTGCGCGCGCCCAGCGGCGAGATCAGCATCGACCTCGTGGGCAAAAAGCCCGGCCGCGGCGCATACCTCTGCCCGGACCCGGCCTGCCTGGCAAAGGCAAAGAAGAAAAAGGCGCTGGAGCGCTGCTTTGAGCAGCCGGTTCCCGCCGAAGTGTACGATGCACTGGCCGAACAGCTGGCCGGTGCCGCAAAGGAGGCGGAGCAGAATGGCAAAGCAGACTAA
- the nusA gene encoding transcription termination factor NusA has translation MAAANNEFFEALSMLEHERGITAEYLIEKIKAAIVIAVKKNYEVEDDNVMVEIDPATGKFNVALLQNVVADEDWYDEHAEIGLTEAQKLRKSYEIGDRVVTPLKTRDFGRIAAQTAKHVIRQGIREAERSQQLSEIQSRAHDIIQATVTRVDNEKGIVALDLGKGGEAILPRNEQVPGETYTEGETLQVYVVDVVSGERGARVMISRTHPGLVKRLFELEVPEIYDGTVEVKAISREAGARTKMAVWSKDPNVNPVSACIGPHGDRVAAVVEKLGGEKIDIVKWSEDVSEFISAALSPAKVLKVELLPGETRSCRVTVPDQQLSLAIGNKGQNARLCARLTGYNIDIRPESGYYGEEEPKAEETKTEETAE, from the coding sequence ATGGCAGCTGCTAATAATGAATTTTTTGAAGCTCTCTCCATGCTGGAGCACGAGCGCGGCATCACCGCGGAGTACCTGATCGAGAAGATCAAGGCAGCCATCGTGATCGCTGTCAAGAAGAACTACGAGGTCGAGGACGACAACGTCATGGTCGAGATCGACCCCGCCACCGGCAAGTTCAATGTGGCCCTGCTGCAGAACGTCGTCGCCGATGAGGATTGGTACGATGAGCACGCTGAGATCGGCCTGACCGAGGCCCAGAAGCTGCGCAAGAGCTACGAGATCGGCGACCGTGTCGTCACCCCGCTCAAGACCAGGGACTTCGGCCGCATCGCAGCCCAGACCGCAAAGCACGTCATCCGTCAGGGCATCCGCGAGGCCGAGCGCAGCCAGCAGCTGAGCGAGATCCAGAGCCGCGCCCATGACATCATCCAGGCCACCGTGACCCGTGTGGACAACGAGAAGGGCATCGTGGCCCTGGACCTGGGCAAGGGCGGCGAGGCCATCCTGCCCCGCAACGAGCAGGTGCCCGGCGAGACCTACACCGAGGGCGAGACCCTGCAGGTCTACGTTGTGGACGTCGTCAGCGGTGAGCGCGGTGCCCGCGTTATGATCAGCCGCACCCATCCGGGCCTGGTCAAGCGTCTGTTCGAGCTGGAAGTGCCGGAGATCTACGACGGCACCGTCGAGGTCAAGGCCATCAGCCGCGAGGCCGGTGCCCGCACCAAGATGGCCGTCTGGTCCAAGGACCCCAACGTCAACCCCGTTTCTGCCTGCATCGGCCCCCACGGCGACCGTGTGGCCGCTGTCGTCGAGAAGCTGGGCGGCGAGAAGATCGACATCGTGAAGTGGAGCGAGGATGTCTCCGAGTTCATCTCCGCAGCCCTCAGCCCCGCCAAGGTGCTCAAGGTCGAGCTGCTGCCCGGCGAGACCCGCTCCTGCCGCGTGACCGTGCCTGACCAGCAGCTGAGCCTGGCCATCGGCAACAAGGGCCAGAACGCCCGCCTGTGCGCCCGCCTGACCGGTTACAACATTGATATCCGCCCTGAAAGCGGTTATTATGGTGAGGAAGAGCCCAAGGCCGAAGAGACCAAGACCGAGGAGACTGCAGAATAA
- the rimP gene encoding ribosome maturation factor RimP, whose translation MAKQSGGNTAQRVEALVRPTVEGMGLRLWDVVFEKEGPDWYLRVLIDKTDGTTMDTDTCADVSHALDPILDEADPIEQSYYLEVGSPGLGRKLTRPEHYEAVKGQKVSVKLFRANENGTKEFSGILTGREGSTITVETENGTVNFEASAASTVRLCDDEDLFD comes from the coding sequence ATGGCGAAGCAGTCTGGCGGCAATACCGCCCAGAGAGTCGAAGCGCTTGTCCGCCCCACCGTGGAGGGCATGGGGCTGCGCCTGTGGGACGTTGTGTTTGAAAAGGAAGGGCCGGACTGGTATCTTCGCGTCCTCATCGACAAGACGGACGGCACCACCATGGACACCGACACCTGTGCCGATGTCTCCCATGCGCTGGACCCCATCCTGGATGAGGCAGACCCCATTGAGCAGAGCTATTATCTGGAAGTGGGCAGCCCCGGCCTGGGCCGCAAGCTGACCCGCCCGGAACATTACGAGGCCGTCAAGGGGCAGAAGGTCAGCGTCAAGCTGTTCCGCGCCAACGAGAACGGCACCAAGGAGTTTTCCGGCATCCTGACCGGCCGCGAGGGCAGCACCATCACGGTCGAGACGGAGAATGGCACCGTGAACTTTGAAGCGTCGGCCGCCAGCACCGTGCGTCTGTGCGACGACGAGGATCTGTTTGACTGA
- a CDS encoding aminopeptidase, whose protein sequence is MENFNELLKKYADFVVRVGVNPQPGQTLIIRCSLEAAPLARLCVRSAFEAGARDVQVDWNDNAVSRSRMELGSEEALTDFKPYQLRRYLDYAESEGSVCVLHLIADDPEVYAGLDSAKISRVNAANRKFMAPWREYTMNDRVQWSIAAMPSAPWAKKMFPDLDTDAAIEKLWQLIFDVCRVTGGDPVGEWRAHLDRLMTLRDKMNAFDLESVHFKSSNGTDLTVGLADKASWESAGSRNEKGVEFLPNIPTEEVFTAPHKDKVNGVVYGTKPYVFNGQLIKGFHVTFKDGKVVEHGAEEGADLLGQLLDTDEGARSIGEVALVPASSPINSSGALFYSTLFDENAACHIAFGASYPGTTADGTRLSKEELLERGMNQSAIHEDVMIGAEDSEITGKCRDGRTVTLFQNGVWAL, encoded by the coding sequence GTGGAAAACTTCAACGAACTGCTGAAAAAATATGCCGACTTTGTTGTCCGGGTGGGAGTGAACCCCCAGCCGGGCCAGACTCTGATCATCCGCTGCTCGCTGGAGGCGGCTCCGCTGGCCCGGCTGTGCGTCCGCAGCGCCTTTGAGGCCGGGGCGCGGGATGTGCAGGTGGACTGGAACGACAATGCCGTTTCCCGCAGCCGCATGGAACTGGGCAGCGAGGAGGCCCTGACGGACTTCAAGCCTTACCAGCTGCGCCGCTATCTGGATTACGCCGAAAGCGAAGGCAGCGTCTGTGTGTTGCACCTCATCGCCGATGATCCGGAGGTCTACGCCGGGCTGGACAGCGCCAAGATCAGCCGGGTGAACGCCGCCAACCGGAAATTCATGGCCCCGTGGCGGGAGTATACCATGAACGACCGGGTCCAGTGGTCCATCGCTGCCATGCCGAGCGCGCCGTGGGCGAAGAAGATGTTCCCCGACCTCGACACCGATGCGGCCATCGAGAAGCTGTGGCAGCTCATCTTCGATGTCTGCCGTGTGACCGGCGGCGACCCGGTGGGCGAGTGGAGAGCACACCTCGACCGCCTGATGACCCTGCGCGACAAGATGAACGCCTTCGACCTCGAAAGCGTCCACTTCAAGAGCAGCAACGGCACCGATCTGACCGTCGGTCTGGCCGACAAGGCCAGCTGGGAGAGCGCCGGCAGCAGGAACGAGAAGGGCGTGGAGTTCCTGCCCAACATCCCCACCGAAGAGGTCTTCACCGCGCCCCACAAGGACAAGGTGAACGGCGTTGTCTACGGCACCAAGCCCTACGTCTTCAACGGCCAGCTCATCAAGGGCTTCCATGTTACTTTCAAAGACGGCAAGGTCGTGGAGCATGGCGCTGAGGAGGGCGCTGACCTGCTGGGTCAGCTGCTGGACACCGATGAGGGTGCCCGCAGCATCGGCGAAGTGGCGCTCGTGCCCGCTTCCAGCCCCATCAACAGCAGCGGTGCCCTGTTCTACAGCACCCTGTTCGATGAGAACGCCGCCTGCCACATCGCCTTCGGCGCCAGCTATCCCGGCACCACGGCCGACGGCACCCGCCTTTCCAAGGAGGAACTGTTGGAGCGCGGCATGAACCAGTCGGCCATCCACGAGGACGTCATGATCGGTGCGGAGGACAGCGAGATCACCGGCAAATGCCGCGACGGCCGCACCGTGACCCTCTTCCAAAACGGTGTCTGGGCGCTGTAA
- a CDS encoding glycine--tRNA ligase, producing MEQSEKTLDMIVNLCKNRGYVFPGSEIYGGLANSWDYGPLGVEFKNNVKKAWLKKFVQESPYNVGLDAAIIMNPQTWITTGHVAGFSDPLLDCRACKARHRADKLIGDEHPEVNVDAMSFDEMDQFIAEHEDIVCPVCGKHDFTPIRKFNLMFKTAIGVTEDSSSTCYLRPETAQGIFVNFANIQRTTRRKLPFGVCQVGKAFRNEITPGNFTFRTREFEQMECEFFCKPGTDLEWFAYWKDYCENWLLSLGIQKEHLRLRDHEPAELAFYSRATTDIEYAFPFTDWGELWGIADRTNYDLSRHQEASGKSLEYFDSETNEHYIPYVIEPSLGCDRVALAFLCEAYDEEHLVDAKGKEDVRTVLHLHPALAPYKCAVLPLSKKLGDKAMEIRNELSKYFMVDYDDTGSIGKRYRREDEIGTPYCITVDFDTVGDEAKGIAADNCVTVRDRDTMEQVRMPISELKSYIESKIEF from the coding sequence ATGGAACAGAGCGAAAAGACCCTTGATATGATCGTCAACCTCTGCAAGAACCGTGGTTACGTGTTCCCCGGTTCGGAGATCTATGGCGGTCTTGCCAACAGCTGGGATTACGGCCCGCTGGGCGTCGAGTTCAAGAACAACGTCAAGAAAGCATGGCTGAAGAAGTTCGTGCAGGAGAGCCCCTACAACGTGGGCCTGGATGCAGCCATCATCATGAATCCGCAGACCTGGATCACCACCGGTCACGTGGCGGGTTTCTCGGACCCGCTGCTGGACTGCCGCGCCTGCAAGGCGCGCCACCGCGCCGACAAGCTCATCGGCGACGAGCACCCCGAAGTGAACGTCGATGCCATGAGCTTTGACGAGATGGACCAGTTCATCGCCGAGCACGAGGATATCGTCTGCCCCGTCTGCGGCAAGCATGACTTCACCCCCATCCGCAAGTTCAACCTGATGTTCAAGACGGCCATCGGCGTCACCGAGGACAGCTCTTCGACCTGCTACCTCCGCCCGGAGACCGCACAGGGCATCTTCGTCAACTTTGCCAACATCCAGCGCACCACCCGCCGCAAGCTGCCCTTCGGCGTCTGCCAGGTCGGCAAGGCTTTCCGCAACGAGATCACGCCGGGCAACTTCACCTTCCGCACCCGTGAGTTCGAGCAGATGGAGTGCGAGTTCTTCTGCAAGCCGGGCACCGACCTGGAGTGGTTCGCTTACTGGAAGGATTACTGCGAGAACTGGCTGCTGAGCCTGGGCATCCAGAAGGAGCACCTGCGCCTGCGTGACCACGAGCCCGCAGAGCTGGCTTTCTACAGCCGTGCCACCACCGATATCGAATATGCCTTCCCGTTCACCGACTGGGGCGAGCTGTGGGGCATTGCCGACCGCACCAACTACGACCTGAGCCGCCATCAGGAGGCTTCCGGCAAGAGCCTGGAGTACTTCGACAGCGAGACCAACGAGCACTACATCCCCTACGTCATCGAGCCGTCTCTGGGCTGTGACCGTGTGGCGCTGGCCTTCCTGTGCGAGGCCTACGACGAAGAGCACCTCGTGGATGCCAAGGGCAAGGAGGACGTCCGCACCGTCCTGCACCTGCATCCGGCGCTGGCTCCCTACAAGTGCGCTGTCCTGCCCCTGAGCAAGAAGCTGGGCGACAAGGCAATGGAGATCCGCAACGAGCTGAGCAAGTACTTTATGGTCGATTACGACGATACCGGTTCCATCGGCAAGCGTTACCGCCGTGAGGATGAGATCGGCACCCCGTACTGCATCACCGTGGACTTTGACACCGTCGGCGACGAGGCCAAGGGCATCGCAGCAGATAACTGCGTCACCGTCCGCGACCGCGACACCATGGAGCAGGTCCGTATGCCCATCTCTGAGCTGAAGAGCTACATCGAGAGCAAGATCGAGTTCTGA
- the rlmH gene encoding 23S rRNA (pseudouridine(1915)-N(3))-methyltransferase RlmH: MQNIDLICVGKLNAKYFAEGVAEYQKRLAAFASFRIIELPEEKIEEKNASDAVVKKALEKEGKAILSNVRKGAAIVALCIEGRQISSEELARFLADRAGSGAGDVAFVIGSSHGLAEEVKRAAALKFSMGRITMPHQLARLVLTEQLYRACTINAGMKYHK; encoded by the coding sequence ATGCAAAATATCGACCTGATCTGTGTGGGCAAGCTCAATGCAAAATACTTTGCAGAGGGCGTGGCCGAGTACCAGAAGCGTCTGGCGGCCTTTGCGTCTTTCCGGATCATCGAGCTGCCGGAAGAAAAGATCGAGGAGAAGAACGCCTCCGATGCGGTGGTGAAAAAGGCGCTGGAAAAGGAAGGAAAAGCCATCCTCTCGAACGTCCGCAAAGGCGCAGCCATCGTGGCCCTGTGCATTGAGGGCAGACAGATCTCCTCGGAGGAGCTGGCCCGCTTTCTGGCCGACCGCGCAGGCAGCGGGGCAGGGGATGTGGCCTTCGTCATCGGCTCGTCCCACGGGCTGGCCGAGGAGGTCAAGCGGGCGGCGGCGCTCAAATTCAGTATGGGCCGCATCACGATGCCCCACCAGCTGGCCCGTCTGGTGCTGACGGAACAGCTCTACCGCGCCTGCACCATCAATGCGGGCATGAAATACCACAAGTAA
- a CDS encoding DNA gyrase subunit A, which yields MAKRTTKKALKPVRPQLGDGVEILNAGSVLEDPITRTLETNYMPYAMSVIVSRALPEIDGFKPAHRKLLYTMYGMGLLKGARTKSANIVGSTMHLNPHGDAAIYDTMVRMGRGNESLLVPYVDSKGNFGKAYSRDMSCAAARYTEAKLEGVCEELFRDIDRETVDFVPNYDGTTTEPTLLPVTFPTILANNTLGIAVGMACNICSFNLAELCNTTIALMKDPRHDISTTMPAPDFVGGGQILYDEAQMREIYENGRGSVRVRARYNVVPGENMLEITQIPPTTTVEAIMDKIAELVKAGKIKEISDMRDETDLNGLKLTLDLKRGVDAEKLMAKLFKTTPLEDSFSANFNVLVSGQPKVMGVREILNEWTAFRMECVRRRTFFDLHGKEKRLHLLQGLAAILLDIDKAIHIIRTTEEETEVVPNLMIGFGIDEVQADYVAEIKLRHLNREYILKRTGEIEQLEKDIADLNDILAKPARIRKIIIKELTDVAKKYAQPRRSEILYDLPEEESGTEEEVIPDYPVTVFFTREGYLKKIPPQSLRTAGAHKLKEGDEIIQQVETRNNVEALFFTDRQQVYKVRLNELEDGKVAQMGIFIPGRLGMDEGENVLAMVITSDYSGFMLFFFASGKCAKIPLNSYATKLNRRKLLKAYCDKETLAKMVFLPEETELAIRTSAGRMLLVGTAQISAKATRDSQGVAVVTLKKNQHIASVVPAETLELANPHRYRVRSLPATGALIRAEDEGEQLTLL from the coding sequence ATGGCAAAACGAACAACAAAGAAAGCACTCAAGCCGGTCCGCCCGCAGCTGGGCGACGGCGTTGAGATCCTGAATGCGGGCAGTGTGCTGGAAGACCCCATCACCCGCACGCTGGAGACCAACTATATGCCCTATGCGATGAGCGTCATCGTCTCCCGCGCTCTGCCGGAGATCGACGGCTTCAAACCCGCCCACCGCAAACTGCTGTACACGATGTACGGCATGGGCCTGCTCAAGGGGGCCCGCACCAAATCCGCCAACATCGTGGGCAGCACCATGCACCTGAACCCCCACGGCGATGCTGCCATCTACGACACCATGGTCCGCATGGGCCGGGGCAACGAGAGCCTGCTGGTGCCCTATGTGGACAGCAAGGGCAACTTCGGCAAGGCCTACAGCCGGGATATGTCCTGTGCAGCGGCCCGTTACACCGAGGCCAAGCTCGAAGGCGTCTGCGAGGAGCTGTTCCGGGACATCGACCGGGAGACGGTCGATTTCGTCCCCAACTACGACGGCACCACCACCGAGCCGACCCTTCTGCCGGTCACGTTCCCCACCATCCTGGCCAACAACACACTGGGCATCGCCGTCGGCATGGCCTGCAATATCTGCTCGTTCAATCTGGCGGAGCTGTGCAACACCACCATCGCCCTGATGAAGGACCCCCGGCATGACATCTCCACCACGATGCCGGCCCCGGATTTCGTGGGCGGCGGCCAGATCCTGTACGACGAAGCCCAGATGCGGGAGATCTACGAGAACGGCCGCGGCAGCGTCCGGGTCCGTGCCCGTTATAATGTGGTGCCCGGCGAGAACATGCTGGAGATCACCCAGATCCCGCCCACCACGACGGTGGAAGCTATCATGGACAAGATCGCCGAGCTGGTCAAGGCCGGAAAGATCAAAGAGATCAGCGACATGCGCGATGAGACCGACCTGAACGGCCTCAAGCTGACCCTCGACCTCAAGCGCGGCGTGGACGCCGAGAAGCTGATGGCCAAGCTGTTCAAGACCACCCCGCTGGAAGACAGCTTCAGCGCCAACTTCAACGTTCTGGTCTCCGGCCAGCCGAAGGTCATGGGTGTGCGGGAAATCTTGAACGAGTGGACGGCGTTCCGGATGGAATGCGTCCGCCGCCGTACCTTCTTCGACCTTCACGGCAAGGAAAAGCGCCTGCACCTGCTTCAGGGTCTGGCCGCCATCCTGCTGGACATCGACAAGGCCATCCACATCATCCGCACCACCGAGGAGGAGACCGAGGTCGTGCCCAACCTGATGATCGGCTTCGGCATCGACGAGGTGCAGGCCGACTATGTGGCCGAGATCAAGCTGCGCCACCTGAACCGGGAGTACATCCTCAAGCGCACCGGGGAGATCGAGCAGCTGGAGAAGGACATCGCCGACCTGAACGACATTCTGGCAAAGCCCGCCCGCATCCGGAAGATCATCATCAAAGAGCTGACGGATGTTGCCAAAAAGTACGCCCAGCCCCGCCGCAGCGAGATTTTGTACGACCTGCCGGAGGAGGAGAGCGGCACCGAGGAAGAGGTCATCCCGGATTATCCGGTCACGGTCTTCTTCACCCGCGAGGGCTATCTGAAAAAGATCCCGCCCCAGAGCCTGCGCACCGCCGGTGCCCACAAGCTCAAGGAGGGCGACGAGATCATCCAGCAGGTGGAGACCCGCAACAACGTGGAAGCGCTCTTCTTCACCGACCGGCAGCAGGTGTACAAGGTGCGTCTGAACGAGCTGGAAGACGGAAAAGTGGCGCAGATGGGCATTTTTATTCCGGGCCGTCTGGGCATGGACGAGGGCGAGAACGTTCTGGCCATGGTCATCACGAGCGATTATTCCGGCTTCATGCTCTTCTTCTTTGCGAGCGGCAAGTGCGCCAAGATCCCGCTGAATTCCTACGCCACCAAGCTGAACCGCCGCAAGCTGCTCAAGGCCTACTGCGACAAGGAAACGCTGGCGAAGATGGTCTTCCTGCCCGAAGAGACGGAACTTGCCATCCGCACCAGCGCGGGCCGGATGCTGCTGGTGGGCACAGCGCAGATCAGCGCCAAGGCCACCCGCGACAGTCAGGGCGTGGCGGTCGTCACCCTGAAGAAGAACCAGCACATCGCGTCGGTCGTCCCGGCGGAGACGCTGGAACTGGCCAACCCCCACCGCTACCGCGTCCGCAGCCTGCCCGCCACCGGTGCCCTCATCCGCGCCGAGGACGAAGGCGAGCAGCTGACGCTTCTGTAA